A single window of Nomascus leucogenys isolate Asia chromosome 18, Asia_NLE_v1, whole genome shotgun sequence DNA harbors:
- the LOC115831148 gene encoding bcl-2-binding component 3, isoforms 3/4-like — protein sequence MGPRGPGAGAGSGGGGGGLGRRQRPRRPHANPLPAPTPLPPRGAPVLQPARSQPSASTLPERPIPAQRGGLAARLLSLQPFAAARRCRRRPRVKLQRTAPLSPPRARGWGRTGRPRRVRSDPPPRDSTSRQRIGNHAPAPCRVERGGRKRETASGVPGDVDPGPRASPGGLWLPGGWKAKRYTEETAESRGCIETGSPWGLVPTRVLCTDTVNKLFLMAVMRLSPLSAIALRLSP from the exons ATGGGGCCGCGCGGGCCGGGCGCGGGCGCGGgctccggcggcggcggcggcgggctcGGGCGCAGGCAGCGGCCGCGGCGGCCGCATGCAAATCCGCTCCCTGCCCCCACGCCCCTCCCCCCGAGag GTGCACCTGTTCTTCAGCCGGCCCGCAGCCAACCCTCGGCCAGCACTCTTCCAGAGAGACCAATCCCAGCGCAGCGCGGAGGGCTAGCGGCCCGGCTCCTCTCGCTCCAGCCGTTCGCTGCTGcgcgccgctgccgccgccgcccgaGAGTCAAACTCCAGAGAACCGCGCCGCTGTCGCCGCCTCGAGCGAGGGGCTGGGGGCGCACCGGGCGCCCGCGGCGGGTGCGGTCTGACCCGCCTCCGAGGGACTCAACAAGCAGGCAGAGGATCGGAAATCACGCCCCGGCGCCCTGCCGGGTTGAGCGTGGGGGACGAAAGCGGGAGACTGCGTCGGGGGTCCCGGGGGACGTAGACCCCGGGCCGAGGGCGTCTCCAGGCGGGCTCTGGCTGCCAGgcgg GTGGAAAGCCAAACGTTACACTGAAGAGACTGCAGAGAGCAGAGGATGCATTGAAACAGGAAGCCCCTGGGGTTTGGTGCCTACCAGAGTACTTTGCACAGACACggttaataaattatttttgatggcAGTAATGCGGCTGTCACCTCTTTCAGCTATAGCATTGAGACTTTCCCCATAG